A single genomic interval of Adhaeribacter pallidiroseus harbors:
- a CDS encoding TIGR03118 family protein encodes MKKLIPDLSKTTFAKVAALSISLTALSSGCDNNLDELDKQVTKSDAAVSMASYPDYLQDFSQVNLVSSVAGNYNAKRVEPTMQNAWGLAFNATGIPWVNATNTGLSFILNPEGEQVIPPVTVPSPTAATGGLPTGMVFNATDDFKLPNGNPARFLFCGIDGLISGWNPGGSVKVVDRSAAAGYKGAAYTGLAKAVNNGANYLYAANFSIGKIDVFDANFKQVKTKYYKDANVPAGYAPFNIRNLRNKLYVLYAKKDANGRPEKGKGKGYVTIFNPDGSLFRRFIVNGALNAPWGIARAPKGFFKNDSQYNKLKDAILVGNFGDGYINVYTAEGKYVGPLLAKGKPLAIDGLWEISFPPRTATNVDLTRLYFAAGPNNEKDGLFGYISPKSGSLVASTAPSSDSE; translated from the coding sequence ATGAAAAAATTAATTCCTGATTTAAGTAAAACTACTTTTGCCAAAGTAGCGGCTCTTTCTATTTCCTTAACGGCCCTCAGTTCTGGTTGCGACAACAACCTAGACGAACTGGATAAGCAAGTTACCAAATCGGACGCAGCCGTGAGTATGGCTTCTTACCCCGATTACCTCCAGGACTTTAGCCAGGTAAACTTAGTTTCCAGTGTTGCCGGAAACTATAATGCCAAACGCGTAGAACCCACCATGCAAAATGCCTGGGGCTTAGCCTTTAATGCAACGGGCATTCCTTGGGTAAATGCTACCAACACCGGATTGAGTTTTATTTTAAATCCGGAAGGCGAGCAAGTAATTCCCCCGGTAACTGTTCCCTCTCCTACCGCTGCTACCGGCGGTTTACCTACCGGAATGGTTTTTAACGCCACCGACGATTTTAAATTACCCAACGGCAATCCAGCCCGTTTTTTATTCTGCGGCATTGATGGTTTAATTTCCGGATGGAATCCTGGCGGTTCTGTAAAGGTGGTTGATCGTTCGGCCGCCGCCGGTTATAAGGGTGCGGCGTATACGGGTCTGGCCAAAGCGGTAAATAACGGGGCTAATTACCTGTATGCTGCTAACTTTAGTATTGGTAAAATAGATGTGTTTGACGCAAACTTTAAACAAGTAAAAACCAAATACTATAAAGATGCTAACGTACCGGCCGGATACGCTCCTTTTAACATCCGTAACTTACGTAATAAATTATATGTACTCTACGCCAAAAAAGATGCGAATGGCCGGCCGGAAAAAGGCAAAGGCAAAGGTTACGTTACCATCTTTAATCCGGATGGCTCTCTTTTCCGTCGCTTTATCGTAAATGGGGCTTTAAATGCTCCCTGGGGAATTGCCCGCGCACCTAAAGGTTTTTTCAAAAATGATAGCCAATACAACAAATTGAAAGATGCGATACTGGTCGGTAATTTTGGCGATGGCTATATAAATGTATATACAGCTGAAGGCAAATACGTAGGCCCGCTTTTAGCTAAAGGCAAGCCGCTGGCCATTGATGGTCTTTGGGAAATTTCTTTCCCGCCGCGTACAGCTACCAACGTTGATTTAACCAGGCTTTATTTCGCCGCCGGCCCCAACAACGAAAAAGACGGTTTGTTTGGGTATATATCTCCTAAGTCCGGATCTTTAGTCGCCAGTACTGCTCCTTCCTCAGATTCGGAATAA
- a CDS encoding DUF4861 domain-containing protein — translation MKKPNLSVRGKILGFLLFWVELSSCQSKNEQIIFTVKNNLEIARTSETISVPAVKVEALMQAFGATNLLIKDAVTGRLLVSQVLDNNADGVVDEVLFQTSIPANAEKKFLVVGSKNGATQQPKSKFTTYSRFVPERTDDYAWENDRVAFRTYGPVAQQLVEQGKPGGTLTSGIDAWLKRVNYPVINKWYKNNLQEAGYYHTDHGEGYDPYHVGASRGLGGIGILLDDSLYVSKNFITYKKIAEGPIRTIFKLTYAPWPAQNNMITEEKTISLDLGSNLTRFEEELTTKKALPNATIGITLHDQKGNVQVDPKAGWFRYWEPLDDAYLGTGLVLNPAFMQTYKDHRVKLKDRSHLYVITNPTNGKLVYYAGFGWSKSNLFKSQADWDKYLATFARCLASPLEVKF, via the coding sequence ATGAAAAAACCTAATTTAAGTGTAAGAGGTAAAATTTTAGGTTTTCTGCTTTTTTGGGTGGAGTTATCATCCTGCCAATCCAAAAATGAACAAATTATTTTTACCGTAAAAAATAATTTAGAAATTGCCCGGACTTCCGAAACCATTAGCGTGCCCGCAGTTAAAGTAGAAGCCCTGATGCAAGCCTTCGGAGCAACTAATTTGCTGATTAAAGATGCCGTTACGGGTCGTTTATTAGTAAGCCAAGTATTGGATAATAATGCAGATGGTGTGGTGGATGAAGTTTTATTTCAGACCAGTATTCCGGCAAATGCCGAGAAGAAATTCTTAGTTGTTGGCAGCAAGAACGGAGCCACTCAGCAACCTAAAAGCAAGTTCACTACCTACTCCCGCTTTGTTCCCGAACGTACCGATGATTACGCTTGGGAAAACGACCGCGTGGCCTTTCGCACGTACGGTCCGGTGGCACAGCAATTAGTAGAGCAAGGCAAACCCGGCGGAACCTTAACCAGCGGGATAGATGCCTGGTTAAAGCGGGTAAATTATCCGGTTATTAATAAATGGTACAAAAACAATTTGCAAGAAGCCGGATATTACCATACGGACCACGGCGAAGGCTACGATCCGTACCACGTGGGAGCAAGTCGGGGCTTAGGCGGGATAGGTATTTTGCTGGACGATTCCCTGTATGTTTCTAAAAACTTTATAACCTATAAAAAAATAGCCGAAGGCCCTATCCGCACCATTTTTAAGCTTACTTACGCGCCATGGCCCGCCCAGAATAACATGATCACCGAAGAGAAGACGATCAGCCTGGATTTAGGAAGTAACTTAACCCGTTTCGAGGAAGAATTAACAACTAAAAAAGCATTACCAAATGCCACCATCGGGATTACCTTGCACGACCAAAAAGGCAACGTGCAAGTTGACCCAAAAGCCGGTTGGTTCCGCTATTGGGAACCCCTGGATGATGCTTATCTGGGAACGGGTCTGGTATTGAACCCAGCTTTCATGCAAACTTATAAAGATCACCGGGTAAAATTAAAAGACCGAAGTCATTTGTACGTGATCACAAATCCTACTAACGGAAAGCTGGTGTACTACGCAGGCTTTGGCTGGTCCAAGAGTAATCTATTTAAGAGTCAGGCCGATTGGGATAAGTACCTGGCTACTTTTGCCCGGTGTCTGGCCTCACCTTTAGAAGTAAAATTTTAA
- a CDS encoding CehA/McbA family metallohydrolase domain-containing protein, producing MKNSFSLILLLISFISRAQIPVDLAEFKKNSGAQVNTSASRLEVSWPIKNKQKGKIIFNLNQDAPLFASIQLTQGGVTKEIATALDPAFILTVGKRDLVSQNGWNIFFDKTHKKPHQAYLVEFDKRNVSVKTNGSRTVIRVSEVKAASFRGALEITLYNGSPLFNVAAVMATEVDSTAILYDGGLVSKAPTWNTIAWSDTDNKLQTIPLTINQNSEAKRVKYRTIMGSGRNGTLAIFPAPHQYFYPLDEAFNLKFTWMGKNYRNLVEDYGIGIRQDLMGDDRYVPWFNAPPKTQQRLNFFCLLSTESPEQTLTQVKQFTHNDTYQPLAGYKTMSSHFHNEFIMKVVLANKPVPEKPTFVDVFKNTGIDIVHLGEFHYTAHPKGPDEPRLQELKALFDQCKRLSTDKFLLLPGEEPNEFFGGHWLQFFPKPVYWIMARKPEMPFVTADSRYGKVYRINDKNDMLQLLEVENGLAWTAHARTKGSTGYPDKYKEETFFKSDRFMGAAWKNIPGELSEPRLSKRVLDLMDDMANWGLKKHVIAEADLFTVEPENEMYAHLNVNYLQLDKLPNYNQGWQPILDAMQQGKFFVTTGEVLLPTFSVNGKKSGETLKLPGEGKVTIALDVSWTFPLTFAEIISGDGSQVFREKIDLQNTQAFGKQNFKFKTNLNGKKWVRVEVWDAAVNGAFTQQVWLE from the coding sequence ATGAAAAACAGTTTTTCCCTTATTTTACTACTGATCAGTTTTATTTCCCGGGCCCAAATCCCCGTTGACTTAGCCGAATTTAAAAAAAACAGTGGGGCGCAGGTAAACACGTCGGCCAGCCGATTAGAGGTAAGCTGGCCGATAAAGAATAAACAAAAAGGGAAAATAATTTTTAATCTAAATCAAGATGCTCCTTTATTTGCGAGTATTCAACTGACTCAAGGAGGAGTAACGAAAGAAATTGCTACAGCGCTAGATCCTGCTTTTATTTTAACGGTAGGAAAACGCGATTTAGTTTCGCAGAATGGCTGGAATATTTTTTTCGATAAAACGCATAAAAAACCGCATCAAGCTTATTTGGTGGAGTTTGATAAGCGCAATGTCAGCGTAAAAACCAATGGTTCCCGTACGGTTATCCGGGTATCGGAAGTAAAAGCTGCCTCTTTTAGAGGTGCGTTAGAAATAACTTTATATAATGGCAGCCCTTTGTTTAACGTAGCCGCCGTAATGGCTACTGAAGTAGATTCCACGGCCATTCTCTACGATGGCGGTCTCGTAAGTAAAGCGCCCACCTGGAACACCATTGCCTGGTCGGATACCGATAATAAACTACAAACCATCCCCTTAACCATTAACCAGAACAGTGAAGCCAAAAGGGTAAAATACCGGACCATTATGGGATCGGGCCGTAATGGGACCTTAGCTATTTTTCCGGCGCCGCATCAATATTTTTACCCGCTCGACGAAGCTTTTAATTTAAAATTTACCTGGATGGGTAAGAACTACCGCAATCTGGTAGAGGATTACGGAATAGGTATCCGGCAGGATTTAATGGGCGACGACCGGTATGTACCCTGGTTTAACGCCCCACCCAAAACCCAGCAGCGGCTCAATTTTTTCTGTTTACTCAGTACCGAATCGCCGGAGCAAACCTTAACCCAGGTAAAGCAATTTACCCACAACGATACGTACCAGCCTTTGGCGGGCTACAAAACCATGTCGAGCCATTTTCATAATGAATTTATTATGAAAGTAGTGCTGGCCAATAAACCCGTACCAGAGAAGCCTACCTTTGTAGATGTTTTTAAAAATACCGGCATCGACATCGTACACCTGGGCGAGTTTCATTATACCGCCCACCCGAAAGGTCCGGATGAACCGCGCTTGCAGGAATTAAAGGCGTTGTTCGACCAATGCAAACGTTTATCCACGGACAAGTTTCTGTTGCTACCCGGCGAAGAACCCAACGAATTTTTCGGCGGACACTGGCTGCAATTTTTCCCGAAACCGGTGTACTGGATTATGGCGCGGAAGCCCGAAATGCCCTTTGTCACCGCAGACTCCCGGTACGGCAAAGTGTATCGTATCAACGACAAAAACGATATGCTGCAGTTACTGGAAGTAGAAAATGGCCTGGCCTGGACGGCCCACGCCCGCACCAAAGGATCCACGGGCTACCCGGATAAATACAAAGAAGAAACTTTTTTTAAATCAGATCGGTTTATGGGAGCCGCCTGGAAAAACATACCCGGTGAATTATCGGAACCCCGGTTAAGTAAGCGCGTGCTGGATTTGATGGATGACATGGCCAACTGGGGTTTAAAAAAACACGTGATTGCCGAAGCCGACTTATTCACCGTAGAGCCCGAAAACGAAATGTACGCCCATTTAAACGTAAATTACTTACAACTCGATAAACTGCCTAATTATAACCAAGGCTGGCAACCCATTCTGGATGCCATGCAGCAAGGTAAGTTTTTTGTAACAACCGGTGAAGTTCTTTTACCGACCTTCAGCGTAAATGGTAAAAAATCGGGCGAAACCCTGAAATTACCCGGTGAGGGTAAAGTAACGATTGCCCTGGATGTAAGCTGGACCTTTCCCTTAACATTTGCCGAGATTATTTCGGGCGATGGTAGCCAAGTGTTCCGCGAAAAGATAGATTTACAAAATACGCAAGCTTTTGGTAAGCAAAATTTTAAATTTAAAACTAATCTGAACGGCAAGAAATGGGTACGGGTAGAAGTGTGGGATGCCGCCGTAAATGGCGCTTTTACCCAACAGGTTTGGCTGGAGTAG
- a CDS encoding RagB/SusD family nutrient uptake outer membrane protein: MKKFSIALIGALALNAGCNDDKFLDIKPTNILLVDEVYNDPRLVLSAITNLYNRIPDYQEPGNFGNYAAFDEAFASRDYNRHRFRDYSFDEWNYWDYGYIRDINLFLERLNTSETLTEADKARFAAEARYLRANAYFELVKRMGGVPLVLESLTYDYSGDAGYLRKPRAKESEIYDFVIKEMEEIKVILPRDANEKSRATYGLAVATKARAALYAGSIAKYGATTPTVSLPNGEIGIPATLATGYYQTALAAAQELINSGLYSLYQKTPDLSENFANIILDKAGNPEVIFVEDYKLRSGKVHNFALENQPRGITEEGDVGGFLNPSLNLVQSFEKLDNTFAPLAIKEGNEDIVYDNPEDLFAGRDARLRGTVLVPGSRFKGRPIDIFAGLLLANNSILSGDQLGQFKNVPEPSGPSVQVVGASGPIQGRNGSAESGFYIRKHNDPALGSGQIGTQSEVWNVRYRYAEVLLNAAEAAFELNQPDVAVTYMNQVRARAGLNIPLTSTDITFDRIVHERKVELAFENHELWDYKRWRIAHLVWNGSNTDLTTDPSKATAPSTRVFALYPYKIYNPGTANHNKWVFRRVNLNNVTESHNFRLGNYYSRISDGIISNNPLIIRNPNQ, translated from the coding sequence ATGAAAAAATTTAGTATAGCTCTGATCGGGGCACTTGCCCTGAATGCCGGGTGTAACGATGATAAATTTCTGGATATAAAACCTACTAATATCTTGTTAGTAGATGAAGTGTACAACGATCCCCGGCTGGTATTATCGGCCATTACCAACCTGTACAACCGCATCCCGGATTATCAAGAGCCAGGTAATTTTGGTAATTACGCTGCCTTCGACGAAGCATTTGCTTCCCGCGATTATAACCGCCACCGTTTCCGGGATTATAGTTTCGACGAATGGAATTACTGGGATTACGGCTATATCCGGGATATCAATCTTTTTTTAGAAAGATTAAACACTTCAGAAACCTTAACAGAAGCCGATAAAGCCCGGTTTGCGGCCGAAGCTCGTTACTTAAGAGCCAACGCTTACTTTGAACTCGTGAAACGCATGGGGGGGGTACCATTGGTTTTGGAATCACTCACCTACGATTACAGCGGCGATGCGGGCTACCTGCGGAAACCACGCGCCAAAGAGTCGGAGATTTACGACTTTGTGATTAAGGAAATGGAAGAAATTAAAGTTATTTTGCCCCGGGATGCCAACGAAAAGAGCCGGGCTACTTACGGCTTGGCGGTTGCCACCAAAGCCCGGGCAGCTTTGTATGCGGGTTCCATTGCGAAGTACGGCGCTACTACCCCCACCGTATCTTTACCCAACGGCGAAATTGGTATACCGGCTACCTTGGCCACAGGTTATTACCAGACTGCATTGGCTGCTGCCCAGGAATTAATTAACTCCGGCCTGTATTCCTTGTATCAGAAAACGCCGGATTTATCCGAAAATTTCGCGAATATTATTCTGGACAAAGCAGGTAACCCGGAAGTCATCTTTGTAGAGGATTATAAATTACGGAGCGGGAAAGTGCATAATTTTGCACTGGAAAATCAGCCCCGCGGTATTACCGAAGAAGGCGACGTCGGCGGTTTTTTAAATCCGTCCCTCAACCTGGTGCAATCTTTTGAAAAACTCGATAATACTTTTGCGCCATTGGCCATTAAGGAAGGTAACGAGGATATTGTGTACGATAACCCTGAAGATTTATTTGCCGGCCGCGATGCCCGGTTACGCGGTACAGTATTGGTGCCCGGTTCCCGATTTAAAGGTCGTCCCATTGATATTTTCGCTGGTTTACTTTTAGCTAATAACAGTATTTTATCCGGTGACCAACTCGGCCAATTCAAAAACGTGCCGGAGCCCAGTGGTCCGTCGGTGCAAGTGGTGGGTGCTTCCGGACCCATTCAAGGCCGTAACGGTTCGGCCGAGAGCGGCTTTTATATCCGCAAGCACAACGACCCGGCTTTAGGTTCCGGCCAGATTGGTACGCAAAGCGAAGTATGGAATGTGCGCTACCGCTACGCCGAGGTTTTGTTAAATGCCGCCGAAGCTGCTTTTGAGTTAAACCAGCCGGATGTAGCCGTAACCTACATGAACCAGGTACGGGCCCGGGCCGGATTAAATATTCCGTTAACCTCCACTGATATTACCTTCGACCGGATTGTACACGAGCGGAAAGTAGAGTTGGCTTTTGAGAATCACGAGCTTTGGGATTACAAACGCTGGCGTATTGCGCACCTGGTCTGGAACGGTTCTAATACCGACTTAACCACAGACCCCAGCAAGGCCACGGCTCCCAGTACCCGGGTTTTTGCTTTGTATCCCTACAAAATCTACAATCCCGGCACTGCTAATCATAACAAATGGGTATTCCGGAGAGTGAACCTGAACAACGTTACGGAAAGCCATAACTTCCGGTTAGGCAACTACTATTCCCGGATAAGTGACGGAATTATCAGCAATAATCCGTTGATCATCCGGAACCCGAATCAATAA
- a CDS encoding DUF2200 domain-containing protein, with protein MKTTPEHDSRIAKMTFASVYPHYITKVESKGRTKAELHQVLAWLTGFNDQKLQALIDEKVTFETFFAQANLNPHAHLITGVICGYRVEEIQTPLTQQVRYLDKLVDELAKGKKMEKILRKT; from the coding sequence ATGAAAACAACACCGGAGCACGACAGCCGAATAGCAAAAATGACATTTGCCTCGGTATATCCCCACTATATTACTAAAGTGGAGAGTAAAGGCCGAACCAAAGCAGAATTACACCAGGTACTAGCGTGGCTGACGGGCTTTAACGATCAAAAACTACAAGCATTAATTGACGAAAAGGTAACTTTTGAAACTTTCTTTGCCCAAGCCAATTTGAACCCCCATGCACACCTGATTACCGGCGTTATTTGCGGGTACCGGGTAGAAGAAATTCAAACTCCTTTAACCCAACAAGTAAGGTATTTAGATAAGTTGGTGGACGAATTGGCTAAAGGCAAAAAAATGGAGAAGATTTTACGAAAAACGTAA
- a CDS encoding gluconate 5-dehydrogenase: MILQQFSLTGKLAWITGGTHGLGMAMAKALAQAGATIIVNGNSSREKLDQAIQEYQAEGLTVHGFMCDVTNQQQVRELVAHIEKEIGFIDILVNNAGIIKRIPLVEMDLIDWQQVIDVDLTAPFIVSQTVVKSMIERQQGKIINICSMMSELGRQNVGAYAAAKGGLKMLTRNMATEWARYNIQVNGLGPGYFATSQTAPLRVAGNAFHEFIVNRTPAGKWGEPDELGGAVVFLASAASNFVNGQILYVDGGLLATIGKPSGE; encoded by the coding sequence ATGATTTTACAACAATTTAGTCTTACCGGCAAATTGGCCTGGATCACGGGCGGTACGCATGGTTTAGGCATGGCCATGGCCAAAGCATTAGCACAAGCCGGGGCTACTATTATCGTTAACGGCAATTCGTCCCGGGAAAAATTAGACCAGGCTATACAGGAGTACCAGGCCGAAGGACTAACAGTTCACGGTTTTATGTGCGACGTTACCAACCAGCAGCAAGTGCGGGAGTTAGTGGCCCATATCGAAAAAGAAATCGGCTTTATAGATATTTTGGTGAATAATGCCGGCATTATAAAGCGCATTCCCTTAGTAGAGATGGATTTGATTGATTGGCAGCAAGTAATTGATGTTGATCTTACTGCGCCGTTTATTGTTTCGCAAACGGTGGTAAAAAGCATGATCGAGCGGCAGCAAGGTAAAATTATTAATATTTGCTCCATGATGAGTGAATTGGGGCGCCAGAATGTAGGGGCTTACGCAGCTGCGAAAGGTGGTTTAAAAATGCTGACCCGCAACATGGCTACCGAATGGGCCCGTTATAATATTCAGGTAAACGGCCTTGGTCCCGGTTACTTTGCTACCAGCCAAACGGCACCCTTGCGGGTAGCCGGTAATGCTTTTCACGAATTTATTGTTAACCGTACCCCGGCCGGTAAATGGGGCGAGCCCGATGAATTAGGGGGAGCGGTGGTATTTCTGGCTTCTGCCGCCAGTAATTTTGTTAACGGTCAAATCTTGTACGTAGATGGGGGCCTATTGGCTACCATTGGCAAACCATCGGGCGAGTAG
- the kduI gene encoding 5-dehydro-4-deoxy-D-glucuronate isomerase codes for MKTYYTLRQAVSPRETKGMDTAALRENFLIQTVFQPDEIQLCYTQFDRYIAGGAMPVHEILNLVTIPPLKVEYFLKRRELGIINIGGTGTVTADGVAYELQYKEALYLGKGTQEVTFASNQAETPAKFYLNSAPAHQLYPSKKVTRAQAEIVELGSLETANKRTINKLLVAGVIQTCQLQMGMTELQTGSVWNTMPAHTHDRRMEVYLYFEVPANQAVCHFMGEPQETRHIWMQNEQAVISPPWSIHAGSGTSNYTFIWGMAGENLDYGDMDVCPIPDLR; via the coding sequence ATGAAAACGTATTATACTTTACGGCAGGCGGTAAGTCCCCGGGAAACCAAAGGTATGGACACGGCTGCCCTGCGGGAGAATTTTTTAATCCAAACAGTATTTCAACCCGACGAGATTCAACTCTGTTACACGCAGTTCGACCGCTACATTGCCGGTGGGGCCATGCCAGTGCATGAAATTTTAAATTTAGTAACCATCCCGCCGCTAAAAGTTGAATATTTTTTAAAAAGGCGGGAACTGGGGATTATCAATATTGGCGGAACCGGTACTGTAACCGCCGATGGAGTAGCGTATGAGCTGCAATACAAAGAAGCCTTGTACTTAGGCAAAGGCACCCAAGAAGTAACTTTTGCCAGCAACCAGGCCGAAACTCCGGCTAAATTCTACCTTAATTCAGCCCCGGCCCACCAGCTATATCCTAGTAAAAAAGTAACCCGCGCCCAGGCAGAGATAGTAGAACTGGGTAGTTTAGAAACGGCGAACAAAAGAACAATTAATAAATTATTGGTAGCGGGAGTTATTCAAACGTGCCAGTTGCAAATGGGCATGACCGAACTGCAAACCGGTAGCGTCTGGAATACGATGCCGGCCCACACCCACGACCGGCGCATGGAAGTGTATTTGTACTTTGAAGTTCCCGCGAATCAGGCAGTGTGCCATTTTATGGGCGAGCCCCAGGAAACCCGCCATATTTGGATGCAGAACGAACAAGCGGTTATTTCGCCACCCTGGTCCATTCACGCGGGTTCCGGCACGTCAAACTATACTTTTATCTGGGGAATGGCCGGCGAAAACTTGGATTATGGCGATATGGATGTTTGCCCCATTCCGGATTTGCGCTGA
- a CDS encoding DUF3823 domain-containing protein, which translates to MALGFGLGSCAKDNFEPPKSVLDGRLVYQGEPILVQSANANGGNVSDFPVFFELWEKAYQNRSSIRVPVKQDGTFSAVLFNGDYKLTIPNGQGPFLWKTTATNAPDSLTVNLNGSQTLDLEVTPYYMIRNAQFTTSGRVVTSTVAVNKIITDANAKDVERVSLYVNRTQFVDAGNNIKAADLAGSAIPDLNNVSIATEAIGAIVPSQNYVFARIGVKIAGIEDMIYSPVQKVNLQ; encoded by the coding sequence ATGGCACTCGGTTTTGGATTAGGATCCTGTGCTAAAGATAATTTTGAACCTCCTAAGTCAGTATTGGACGGACGCCTGGTTTACCAAGGCGAACCGATCTTGGTGCAAAGTGCCAACGCCAACGGCGGCAACGTATCGGATTTTCCGGTGTTTTTTGAGTTATGGGAAAAAGCTTACCAAAATCGAAGCTCCATTCGGGTGCCGGTAAAGCAAGATGGTACTTTTTCGGCGGTGCTTTTTAACGGGGATTATAAACTAACCATTCCCAATGGGCAAGGTCCTTTTCTTTGGAAAACCACTGCCACTAACGCCCCGGACAGCCTCACAGTAAACCTAAATGGTAGCCAAACCTTAGACCTGGAAGTAACGCCTTATTACATGATCCGGAATGCGCAATTTACCACTAGTGGCCGGGTAGTAACTAGTACGGTAGCGGTTAACAAAATAATCACCGACGCGAATGCCAAAGACGTCGAACGGGTCTCGCTATACGTGAACCGGACCCAGTTTGTAGACGCCGGTAATAATATTAAAGCCGCTGATTTAGCCGGTTCGGCCATTCCGGATTTAAATAATGTAAGTATTGCTACTGAGGCGATTGGTGCCATAGTGCCATCGCAAAATTATGTTTTCGCGCGTATCGGGGTAAAAATCGCGGGAATAGAAGACATGATTTACTCGCCGGTGCAAAAGGTAAATTTGCAATAA